In the genome of Paenibacillus sp. FSL R5-0766, one region contains:
- a CDS encoding antibiotic biosynthesis monooxygenase, which translates to MYIYLVPSPIPDALAAYPHLTLRSEEHVRLAIESAERLMNIESDDKVAAYEAFDAVGSWAGGGYAVLNNIPVTEDGRNDFEERFKNRARKVEDEPGFVGIRVLRPLKDDTYVVLTLWQSEEHFKGWQESQAYSHAHRNRSTSEGLTAQKPTMFPRPSYVTTYTIE; encoded by the coding sequence ATGTATATCTATTTGGTTCCTTCACCAATTCCGGATGCACTTGCTGCATACCCGCATCTGACTTTGCGAAGCGAAGAGCACGTGCGTCTGGCTATTGAATCCGCAGAACGCCTGATGAATATTGAGTCTGATGATAAAGTAGCCGCATATGAAGCTTTCGATGCCGTAGGCTCTTGGGCTGGCGGTGGTTACGCTGTTCTTAACAATATCCCTGTCACAGAGGATGGTCGTAACGATTTTGAAGAACGGTTTAAGAACCGTGCCCGCAAGGTAGAAGACGAGCCTGGCTTTGTCGGTATTCGTGTGCTTCGTCCTCTGAAGGATGACACGTATGTCGTACTTACACTCTGGCAGTCGGAAGAACACTTCAAAGGCTGGCAGGAATCCCAAGCATATAGTCACGCTCATCGCAACCGCAGTACAAGCGAAGGGCTGACCGCACAGAAGCCCACCATGTTCCCCAGACCTTCTTACGTCACAACGTACACTATAGAATAA
- a CDS encoding MBL fold metallo-hydrolase, giving the protein MKITFLGTGDMFSVEQPHNSMLAEFRDTHLVIDFPESNAKALKEYGFAMTDIHNVFITHLHEDHINGVQMLGYYAQIVGDRKPRLFIHEQLVDPLWNILSPGMRYTTDGERTLSDYYDVVPLPDGGTFELGGVTFETFRTQHVPGMVSNGLLAKPYFYYSADSTLDQERVEQVAADVQLIFHECHMHDLVIKSHTSLKDLEQLPAEVRQKTVLMHYHDEYADAYKREQFNREHDLQMVGTLESFELE; this is encoded by the coding sequence TTGAAAATTACTTTTCTCGGCACAGGAGATATGTTCAGCGTGGAGCAGCCCCACAATAGTATGCTGGCTGAATTCAGAGACACGCATCTGGTCATTGATTTTCCAGAATCAAATGCCAAAGCACTCAAGGAATACGGATTCGCCATGACCGATATCCACAATGTGTTCATTACTCATTTGCATGAAGATCATATTAATGGTGTACAGATGCTGGGTTATTACGCACAGATCGTAGGCGACCGCAAACCCCGTCTGTTCATCCATGAACAATTAGTAGATCCGCTCTGGAACATTCTATCCCCCGGCATGCGTTACACAACGGATGGTGAACGTACCCTGAGCGATTACTACGATGTCGTTCCCCTGCCAGATGGAGGCACATTTGAACTGGGCGGCGTGACGTTTGAGACCTTTCGGACACAACACGTGCCAGGTATGGTCAGTAACGGACTGCTGGCCAAGCCCTATTTCTATTACAGTGCAGACAGTACACTGGACCAGGAACGGGTGGAGCAGGTTGCCGCTGATGTGCAGCTGATTTTCCATGAATGTCATATGCATGATCTGGTGATCAAATCCCATACCTCATTGAAGGATCTGGAGCAGTTACCCGCGGAAGTGAGACAGAAAACCGTACTGATGCATTATCATGACGAGTACGCCGATGCCTACAAACGGGAACAGTTTAACCGCGAGCATGATCTGCAGATGGTCGGCACGCTGGAATCATTTGAATTGGAGTAG
- a CDS encoding alpha-amylase: protein MKRNHTMMQFFEWHLAADGDHWKRLAEMAPELKAKGIDSVWVPPVTKAVSAEDTGYGVYDLYDLGEFDQKGTVRTKYGTKQELVEAVAECQKNGIAVYVDLVMNHKAGADETEVFKVIEVDPNDRTKEISEPFEIEGWTKFTFPGRGDQYSSFKWSSEHFNGTDFDAKGERTGVFRIAGENKKWNENVDDEFGNYDYLMFANIDYNHPDVRREMIDWGKWLIDTLQCGGFRLDAIKHINHEFIKEFAAEMIRKRGQDFYIVGEFWNSNLDACREFLDTVDYQIDLFDVSLHYKLHEASLAGRDFDLSKIFDDTLVQTHPTHAVTFVDNHDSQPHEALESWVGDWFKPSAYALTLLRRDGYPVVFYGDYYGIGGPEPVDGKKEILDILLSARCNKAYGEQEDYFDHANTIGWVRRGVEEIEGSGCAVVISNGDDGEKRMFIGEHRAGEVWVDLTNSCEDQITIEEDGWATFHVCGGGLSVWALPEQNEDCADAE, encoded by the coding sequence ATGAAGAGAAATCATACCATGATGCAGTTTTTTGAATGGCACCTAGCTGCAGACGGAGATCATTGGAAGCGACTGGCTGAAATGGCCCCGGAACTGAAAGCCAAAGGCATTGACTCGGTATGGGTGCCACCCGTAACCAAGGCAGTGTCCGCAGAAGATACAGGTTATGGTGTATATGATCTGTACGATCTGGGCGAATTTGATCAAAAGGGTACCGTACGAACTAAATATGGCACCAAGCAGGAATTGGTGGAGGCCGTTGCTGAGTGTCAGAAGAACGGCATAGCCGTCTATGTGGATCTGGTTATGAATCACAAGGCCGGAGCAGATGAGACGGAAGTGTTCAAAGTGATTGAGGTTGATCCGAATGATCGAACGAAGGAAATTTCTGAGCCGTTCGAAATTGAGGGCTGGACCAAATTCACATTCCCGGGCCGCGGGGATCAATACTCCTCCTTTAAGTGGAGCTCTGAACATTTCAACGGTACAGACTTTGACGCCAAGGGAGAACGAACAGGTGTATTCCGCATCGCAGGAGAGAATAAAAAATGGAATGAGAATGTCGATGATGAGTTTGGCAACTACGATTATCTGATGTTCGCCAATATAGATTATAACCACCCGGATGTTCGACGCGAGATGATCGATTGGGGAAAATGGCTGATCGATACCCTCCAGTGCGGTGGGTTCCGGCTGGATGCGATTAAACATATCAACCACGAATTCATCAAGGAGTTTGCAGCAGAGATGATCCGCAAACGCGGTCAGGATTTCTACATCGTAGGTGAGTTCTGGAATTCAAACCTGGATGCATGTCGTGAATTCCTCGATACGGTAGACTATCAGATCGACCTGTTTGACGTGTCTCTTCACTACAAGTTACATGAGGCTTCGCTTGCAGGTAGAGACTTTGATCTCTCCAAAATTTTTGATGATACCTTGGTTCAGACCCATCCTACCCATGCGGTAACTTTTGTAGATAATCATGACTCCCAACCTCATGAAGCGTTGGAATCATGGGTTGGAGACTGGTTTAAGCCGAGCGCTTATGCGTTGACCCTATTACGTCGTGACGGTTATCCGGTTGTATTTTACGGGGATTATTATGGCATTGGTGGACCTGAACCTGTGGATGGCAAAAAGGAAATTTTGGACATTCTGCTGTCAGCCCGTTGCAACAAGGCGTATGGAGAGCAGGAAGATTACTTCGATCACGCCAATACGATTGGCTGGGTACGTCGTGGCGTAGAGGAAATCGAAGGTTCCGGTTGTGCAGTGGTCATCTCCAACGGGGATGACGGTGAGAAGAGAATGTTCATCGGCGAGCATCGTGCTGGTGAAGTCTGGGTGGATCTGACAAACAGCTGTGAGGACCAGATTACCATTGAGGAAGACGGTTGGGCCACCTTCCATGTGTGCGGTGGAGGCTTGTCGGTATGGGCTCTTCCAGAGCAGAATGAGGACTGCGCTGACGCTGAGTAA
- a CDS encoding ABC transporter ATP-binding protein yields the protein MSERTERKSARPPGGPGHPGGGMGMRPPVEKAKDFKGTLRRLIRYLQPHSSRLLGVLVAAILSTVFSIISPKVMAEGTDILSKGAIAILQGVQGAGIDFPALMKVLYLLGGLYLFSAAFMYVQQYLMAGVAQRVVYDMREQISAKVGRLPLKYFDSRTTGETLSRATNDVDNISNTLQQSLAQFITSIVTIVGVIIMMLTISPWMTLITILTLPLSVVVVMLVASRSQKHFAGQQKSLGELNGHVEEMYTGHKVVKAFGREEQSVQQFEKVNEELYESGWKAQFISGIIMPLMSFVGNLGYVLICVVGGIFVTRGSISIGDILAFTQYSRQFTQPINQIANISNIIQSTIASAERVFELLDEEEEVPESKQPVQLQQPKGAVAFQGVNFGYKENELLIHNMNIDVKPGQTVAIVGPTGAGKTTLINLLMRFYEIQDGRITIDGADIKDMERGKLRSLFGMVLQDTWLFNGTIRDNIAYGREGSTEDDVIKAAVAAHADHFIRTLPDGYDTVLNEEASNISQGQKQLLTIARAILANPAILILDEATSSVDTRTEVFIQKAMNDLMKDRTSFVIAHRLSTIRGADLILVMDHGNVIEQGNHDELMASQGFYADLYNSQFAEQQPQAI from the coding sequence ATGAGTGAACGTACAGAACGCAAGTCGGCTCGTCCCCCTGGTGGGCCGGGTCACCCTGGAGGCGGAATGGGTATGCGGCCTCCAGTGGAGAAAGCGAAGGATTTCAAAGGCACACTGCGGCGCTTGATTCGTTATCTCCAGCCCCATAGTTCTCGTCTGTTAGGTGTGCTGGTTGCAGCCATCTTGAGTACCGTATTCAGCATCATTAGTCCAAAAGTTATGGCCGAAGGAACGGATATTCTCAGTAAAGGCGCCATTGCCATCCTTCAGGGTGTACAGGGAGCCGGGATTGATTTTCCTGCATTGATGAAAGTATTATACCTGCTTGGCGGACTCTATCTGTTCAGTGCTGCATTTATGTATGTTCAGCAATACCTGATGGCCGGTGTGGCCCAACGTGTTGTGTATGACATGCGTGAGCAGATCAGTGCGAAGGTTGGACGTCTTCCTTTGAAATATTTTGACTCCCGCACAACTGGGGAGACACTTAGCCGTGCCACGAATGACGTGGACAATATCAGTAATACACTTCAGCAAAGTTTGGCACAGTTCATTACATCTATCGTCACGATTGTCGGCGTAATTATCATGATGCTGACGATTAGTCCATGGATGACCTTGATCACGATTTTGACGTTGCCACTCAGTGTAGTTGTTGTCATGCTGGTCGCATCTCGTTCGCAAAAACACTTTGCGGGTCAACAGAAATCCCTTGGGGAACTGAATGGTCATGTCGAAGAGATGTACACGGGACACAAGGTCGTCAAAGCATTTGGACGTGAAGAACAATCCGTACAGCAATTTGAGAAGGTCAATGAAGAGCTGTATGAATCTGGCTGGAAAGCCCAGTTTATCTCCGGTATTATTATGCCGCTCATGAGTTTTGTTGGTAACCTGGGTTATGTGCTGATCTGTGTGGTTGGTGGGATTTTCGTTACACGCGGATCGATCTCTATCGGGGATATTCTGGCCTTCACACAGTATTCCCGTCAATTCACACAACCGATTAACCAGATTGCAAATATCTCCAATATCATTCAATCAACGATTGCTTCGGCAGAACGGGTATTCGAGTTGCTGGATGAAGAGGAAGAAGTTCCGGAGTCCAAACAACCCGTGCAACTACAGCAGCCTAAAGGTGCGGTTGCATTCCAAGGTGTTAATTTTGGATATAAAGAAAATGAACTGCTCATTCATAACATGAATATTGATGTAAAACCGGGACAGACGGTAGCCATTGTTGGACCAACGGGAGCCGGTAAAACCACCCTGATCAACCTGTTAATGCGTTTCTACGAAATTCAGGATGGTCGGATTACGATTGACGGTGCCGACATTAAGGACATGGAGCGTGGCAAGTTGCGCAGTCTGTTCGGCATGGTGCTTCAGGATACCTGGTTGTTCAACGGAACGATTCGGGACAACATCGCCTATGGTCGAGAAGGTTCTACGGAAGACGATGTAATCAAGGCAGCCGTTGCGGCACATGCGGATCACTTTATCCGTACACTGCCTGATGGTTATGATACGGTGCTGAATGAAGAGGCGTCGAACATCTCTCAAGGGCAGAAACAATTGCTGACCATTGCAAGAGCGATTCTGGCGAACCCCGCCATCCTCATTCTGGATGAAGCGACGAGTAGCGTGGATACACGGACCGAAGTATTTATCCAGAAAGCAATGAATGATCTGATGAAGGATCGCACGAGCTTTGTCATTGCACACCGTTTGTCTACCATTCGCGGCGCCGATCTGATCCTGGTTATGGATCATGGTAACGTGATTGAACAGGGTAATCATGATGAATTGATGGCAAGTCAGGGCTTCTACGCCGATCTGTACAATAGTCAGTTTGCGGAGCAACAACCGCAGGCGATCTAA
- the uxaC gene encoding glucuronate isomerase — protein MKSFLDEQFLLHNETAIKLYEDYAKDMPIIDYHCHLSPQEIYENKTFGNLTEAWLYGDHYKWRLMRANGIEEQYVTGGEGVTDYDRFLAYAKTVPMMIGNPLYAWSHLELQRYFGVYEVLNETSAPAIWDKVNAKLNSDGFGARDLITKSNVTVVCTTDDPTDSLEYHLKIQEIEGFDTAVLPSFRPDKGLELNRDTFVEWVGKLSQASGTAISDYESFLAALESRVEFFHSVGGRVSDHALDYVPYGVATREEAAAIFAKVLAGQKVTREEEDKYKTVTLTFLGKLYAERGWVMQFHINAARNNNTRMFAKLGPDTGYDAVNDTPLSAAMIGLLDALEQQQALPKTILYSLNPRDNEVLAAIIGSFQGGGIPGKIQLGAAWWFNDTKDGMLAQMKALANVGLLSRFVGMLTDSRSFLSYTRHEYFRRLVCNLIGEWAEQGEAPQDMELLGQIVQGIAYNNAKEYFPFASVPKTVSASQS, from the coding sequence ATGAAATCTTTTCTGGATGAACAATTTTTGCTGCACAATGAAACGGCGATCAAGTTATATGAGGATTATGCCAAAGACATGCCGATTATTGATTATCATTGCCACCTCAGTCCTCAGGAGATCTACGAGAACAAAACCTTTGGCAATCTTACAGAGGCTTGGTTATACGGTGATCACTATAAGTGGCGGCTCATGCGCGCAAACGGAATTGAAGAGCAATATGTGACCGGTGGTGAAGGAGTAACCGATTACGATCGTTTTCTGGCTTACGCCAAAACGGTACCCATGATGATCGGTAATCCGCTGTATGCCTGGTCTCACTTGGAATTACAGCGATATTTCGGCGTCTACGAAGTATTGAATGAGACAAGCGCACCAGCCATATGGGACAAAGTAAATGCCAAACTGAACAGTGACGGATTCGGTGCACGTGATCTGATTACCAAGTCCAATGTCACTGTTGTGTGCACAACCGATGATCCAACGGATTCTCTGGAGTATCATCTGAAAATTCAGGAAATCGAAGGCTTTGATACGGCGGTATTACCTTCTTTCCGCCCGGATAAAGGCTTGGAATTGAACCGGGATACCTTCGTGGAATGGGTGGGCAAGCTGTCGCAGGCATCTGGCACCGCCATTTCAGATTATGAATCCTTCCTTGCTGCGCTGGAGTCACGTGTGGAATTCTTCCATTCTGTAGGCGGCAGAGTCTCTGACCATGCACTTGATTATGTTCCTTACGGCGTGGCTACACGCGAAGAAGCAGCTGCCATCTTTGCAAAGGTACTTGCGGGTCAGAAGGTAACTCGTGAGGAAGAGGACAAGTACAAGACGGTAACGCTGACGTTCCTTGGCAAACTGTATGCAGAGCGAGGCTGGGTGATGCAGTTCCACATTAATGCAGCCCGTAACAACAATACACGGATGTTTGCCAAGCTTGGGCCGGATACCGGTTATGATGCCGTGAATGATACGCCGCTTTCCGCAGCGATGATTGGATTGCTCGACGCGTTGGAGCAGCAACAAGCACTGCCCAAAACGATTCTGTATTCTCTGAATCCAAGGGACAACGAAGTACTCGCAGCGATTATCGGCAGCTTCCAGGGCGGGGGCATTCCGGGTAAAATCCAGCTTGGTGCCGCCTGGTGGTTCAATGATACAAAGGATGGCATGTTAGCCCAGATGAAAGCCCTAGCGAATGTTGGTTTGCTCAGCCGCTTTGTCGGCATGCTGACCGATTCACGCAGCTTCCTGTCCTACACCCGGCATGAGTATTTCCGTCGTCTGGTCTGCAATCTCATTGGTGAATGGGCTGAACAGGGCGAAGCACCGCAGGATATGGAGCTGCTCGGTCAGATCGTACAGGGCATCGCCTACAACAATGCAAAAGAGTATTTCCCGTTTGCTTCAGTGCCAAAAACAGTCTCTGCTTCACAGTCTTAA
- a CDS encoding ABC transporter ATP-binding protein, protein MMKLFSMLKPYRIPIIFILVLVLFQSLAELYLPTLMADIVNYGIIKGDIPYIWQIGGWMLVIAIGGTACSVIASYLSSRTAGGFAKQLRSRVFRHVENFSLQEFDKMGTASLITRTTNDITQVQNVLTMMLRMMIMAPLMCIGGIFMAVSQDAKLSTIFLVVLPVLGGAIALIGAKGLPLFKTIQKKLDRLNLVLREQLTGIRVVRSFNRGEHEKVRFNGANTELRDSSIKVNVLMATIMPVMMLVMNFSMIAILYFGGMRIDSGNMNIGALIAFIQYAMQIMFSLIMVSMIFVMIPRASASAERINEVLDMQPDLSNPEQPRGMKSMQGMIEFDNVTFRYPGAENPALSDISFTARSGETTAIIGGTGSGKSTLLSLIPRFYDVTEGSVRVNGTDVREIRQEDLRAKIGFVPQKAVLFTGTITENIRHGKDDATMDEVVHAARTAQAENFITEMKEGYDSLIAQGGNNVSGGQKQRLSIARALVRRPEVYIFDDSFSALDFKTDAKLRAALKSETTEAAVLIVAQRVSTVMDADRILVMDEGRIVGSGTHKELLEHNEVYREIVSSQLTEEEIA, encoded by the coding sequence ATGATGAAACTGTTTAGCATGCTGAAGCCATACCGAATTCCGATTATTTTTATTCTGGTTTTGGTACTGTTTCAGTCGCTTGCTGAATTGTACTTGCCCACGTTAATGGCAGATATTGTGAATTACGGCATCATTAAAGGGGATATTCCGTATATCTGGCAGATTGGTGGATGGATGTTGGTCATCGCGATTGGCGGAACAGCGTGTTCGGTGATCGCCAGTTATCTCTCATCTAGAACAGCGGGTGGATTTGCCAAACAACTGCGGAGCAGAGTATTCCGCCATGTGGAGAATTTCTCGCTCCAGGAGTTCGATAAGATGGGGACTGCTTCACTGATTACGCGTACGACGAATGACATCACGCAGGTACAGAATGTACTTACAATGATGCTGCGAATGATGATTATGGCTCCGCTCATGTGTATCGGGGGTATCTTCATGGCGGTATCTCAGGACGCCAAATTATCTACGATTTTCCTGGTCGTGCTTCCGGTACTGGGTGGAGCTATTGCGCTGATTGGTGCCAAGGGTTTACCTTTGTTCAAAACCATTCAGAAAAAGCTGGACCGTCTCAACCTGGTGCTGCGTGAGCAGTTAACAGGGATTCGGGTTGTTCGTTCCTTTAACCGTGGGGAGCATGAGAAAGTGCGCTTTAACGGGGCCAACACAGAACTGAGAGATTCATCGATCAAAGTTAATGTGCTCATGGCGACCATCATGCCTGTGATGATGCTGGTTATGAACTTTTCGATGATTGCCATCCTTTATTTTGGTGGAATGCGGATCGACAGTGGCAATATGAACATCGGTGCATTGATTGCCTTCATCCAGTATGCAATGCAAATCATGTTCTCACTGATTATGGTTTCGATGATCTTTGTTATGATCCCAAGAGCTTCAGCATCGGCAGAACGGATCAACGAAGTGCTTGATATGCAGCCGGATCTTAGCAACCCCGAACAGCCTCGTGGCATGAAATCCATGCAGGGTATGATTGAGTTTGACAATGTAACTTTCCGTTATCCGGGCGCAGAGAATCCAGCTTTGTCCGATATCTCCTTCACAGCTCGCTCAGGTGAGACAACAGCCATTATCGGCGGTACGGGTTCTGGAAAATCGACATTGCTCAGTCTTATTCCACGATTTTATGATGTGACCGAAGGCAGTGTTCGGGTAAATGGTACGGATGTGCGTGAAATTCGGCAGGAAGATCTGCGTGCCAAAATTGGCTTTGTACCACAAAAGGCAGTCCTCTTCACGGGTACGATTACGGAGAATATCCGTCACGGGAAAGATGATGCCACAATGGATGAAGTTGTTCATGCGGCCCGCACGGCTCAGGCGGAGAACTTCATTACCGAAATGAAAGAGGGATATGACAGCCTTATCGCTCAAGGTGGTAACAACGTATCTGGTGGACAAAAGCAACGTCTGTCCATCGCTCGCGCACTTGTTCGCCGTCCGGAAGTCTATATCTTTGATGACAGTTTCTCTGCTCTCGATTTCAAAACGGATGCTAAACTTCGTGCTGCGCTGAAGTCCGAAACGACAGAAGCAGCTGTGTTGATTGTTGCGCAACGCGTAAGTACAGTAATGGATGCCGATCGCATTCTGGTTATGGATGAGGGTCGAATTGTCGGTTCAGGAACACATAAAGAGCTGCTGGAGCACAATGAAGTGTATCGCGAGATTGTATCCTCCCAGCTGACAGAGGAGGAGATCGCATGA
- a CDS encoding ATP-dependent DNA helicase, producing the protein MTTIRISVRPLVEYVYRSGSIRPGFRTNASMQEGTRIHQRVQKEYTEEDLKEIVLEAEIQHGDLTYVVEGRCDGLIRLEGQLTVDEIKSTAGNLDDLGEGLPVHWAQAMMYAYMYAVQQDEPRMQVQLTYVHSVTHEERRFRRMAERQELEQFAAEVIAGYAPYAEMIAAYEEKRDISVKELPFPFRKYREGQRKLAGAVYKTIREGQGLMAKAPTGIGKTMSVLFPTVKAIGEGEASRLFYLTARTTTRVAAEEAFARMQSEGLKMHVISLTAKDKICFKEEEACDTGQCGMCEGYYDRINGAVLDMLEHETLMTRPVIEQYARKHRVCPFEFSLDAAYAADAVICDYNYIFDPRISLKRMLEEQKRKTVLLVDEAHNLVDRGRMMFSAELEKAVFLDVKREFQSLDSSVPAAKAIVDYTGAIDKYLITLRKNGGEEGKIIQQEAPEELIERLEPFVMVAEQCLVEGGSGNAETDQLLLDAYFTAQNFLRIAKLYDERFITYAECVRSEVRVKLFCLDPSVLLRQTAKGFRSLIHFSATLSPLRYYRDMLGAEEEDYTLQIPSPFQREQLDVRLLPLSVRYKDREQSRRPIAEMLQQLVSEWPRSNLMVFFPSYPYMREIYETYAQLPNEADTVIQKQGMNELEREQFLDGFQPNPERTRLVFAVMGGVFSEGVDLPGDRLNGVVVVGAGLPQIGLENNVLRDYYDRTGRNGFNYAYIFPGMNKVLQAGGRLIRTEEDRGVLVLVDDRFIQEPYRSLLPEEWRDYKRI; encoded by the coding sequence ATGACAACAATTCGGATATCGGTTAGACCTTTGGTGGAGTATGTGTACCGCAGTGGCAGCATACGTCCAGGGTTCCGGACCAATGCATCGATGCAGGAGGGAACTCGAATTCACCAACGGGTGCAGAAGGAGTACACCGAAGAGGATTTAAAAGAGATTGTGCTCGAAGCTGAGATTCAACATGGGGATCTGACTTATGTGGTGGAGGGACGATGTGATGGCCTGATCCGGTTGGAGGGTCAGTTGACGGTGGATGAGATCAAATCAACTGCGGGCAATCTGGATGATCTGGGAGAAGGTCTTCCCGTACATTGGGCACAGGCCATGATGTATGCCTATATGTACGCCGTTCAGCAAGACGAACCACGTATGCAAGTTCAGTTGACGTATGTGCATTCGGTTACCCATGAAGAAAGACGGTTTCGCCGAATGGCAGAACGACAGGAACTGGAGCAGTTTGCGGCAGAAGTGATTGCCGGTTATGCGCCATATGCAGAGATGATCGCTGCATATGAAGAAAAGCGTGATATCAGTGTGAAAGAGCTGCCGTTTCCTTTTCGCAAATACAGGGAGGGACAGCGAAAGCTGGCAGGAGCCGTTTACAAAACAATCCGTGAGGGTCAGGGATTGATGGCCAAAGCACCAACAGGCATTGGTAAAACGATGTCCGTACTGTTCCCCACGGTCAAAGCGATTGGTGAAGGCGAAGCAAGCCGATTGTTCTATCTGACCGCGAGGACGACAACACGGGTGGCGGCAGAAGAAGCTTTTGCCCGGATGCAATCGGAAGGATTGAAGATGCATGTGATCAGTCTGACCGCGAAGGACAAGATTTGTTTTAAGGAAGAAGAAGCTTGTGATACGGGGCAATGCGGCATGTGTGAAGGGTATTATGACCGTATTAACGGTGCTGTGCTGGACATGCTGGAACATGAGACGTTGATGACACGTCCGGTCATCGAGCAGTATGCGCGCAAACATCGGGTGTGTCCGTTTGAGTTTTCACTGGATGCGGCGTATGCAGCCGATGCGGTGATCTGCGATTATAACTATATTTTCGATCCGAGGATCTCTCTGAAAAGAATGTTGGAGGAGCAGAAACGCAAGACGGTGTTATTGGTGGACGAGGCACATAATCTGGTTGATCGTGGCCGAATGATGTTTTCCGCCGAGCTGGAGAAGGCTGTGTTCCTGGATGTGAAAAGAGAGTTCCAGTCGCTGGACAGCAGTGTGCCTGCTGCCAAAGCTATTGTTGACTACACTGGGGCCATTGATAAGTATCTGATTACTCTTCGAAAGAACGGTGGAGAAGAAGGAAAGATCATTCAGCAAGAAGCACCGGAGGAACTGATTGAACGGCTGGAGCCTTTTGTCATGGTCGCGGAGCAATGCCTTGTTGAAGGTGGCTCGGGGAATGCCGAGACGGATCAACTGCTGTTGGATGCCTACTTCACAGCACAGAATTTCCTGCGTATTGCCAAGCTGTATGATGAACGTTTTATTACGTATGCAGAGTGTGTTCGAAGTGAAGTGAGAGTGAAGTTATTTTGTCTCGATCCTTCGGTACTGCTTCGTCAGACGGCCAAAGGATTCCGCTCCCTCATTCATTTCTCGGCCACATTGTCACCCCTTCGCTATTATCGGGATATGCTGGGTGCAGAGGAAGAGGATTATACATTGCAGATTCCATCACCATTTCAGCGCGAACAATTGGATGTGAGACTCCTGCCCTTATCCGTGCGTTATAAGGATCGGGAGCAATCCCGGCGCCCCATTGCGGAGATGCTGCAACAGCTGGTAAGTGAATGGCCGCGCAGTAATCTGATGGTCTTCTTCCCTTCTTACCCTTATATGCGCGAGATATATGAAACCTATGCACAACTTCCGAATGAAGCGGATACGGTCATACAAAAGCAAGGTATGAACGAACTGGAACGGGAGCAGTTTCTGGATGGTTTTCAACCCAATCCTGAACGAACACGATTGGTGTTTGCCGTCATGGGTGGCGTATTCTCTGAGGGTGTCGATCTGCCGGGAGACCGTTTGAATGGCGTCGTTGTAGTAGGTGCGGGGCTGCCGCAGATTGGTCTGGAGAACAATGTGCTTCGTGATTATTATGACCGTACAGGCCGCAACGGGTTCAATTATGCCTATATTTTCCCCGGTATGAACAAGGTGCTGCAGGCAGGAGGAAGGCTGATTCGGACAGAGGAAGACAGGGGCGTGTTGGTGCTGGTCGACGATCGTTTTATCCAGGAACCGTATCGTTCCCTGCTGCCCGAGGAGTGGCGGGACTACAAGCGAATTTGA
- a CDS encoding MarR family transcriptional regulator encodes MTGIDPVAQKLLYSIMQFNKGKWRQHKPHGRNHNEIMVLGCLLHGMHPGEQLNWQDNPPDFNDTIHSNHPGMKVSEISALLRVKSPTITPVIRGLEDEGLVKRTMDPEDRRAVRITITEAGREIIRAAHQERMEIFNKLVEHLGEQDSTQLAELLTKVYTFFDTLTSLQKDDSTRGDDTP; translated from the coding sequence ATGACTGGTATAGATCCGGTCGCTCAGAAGCTTTTGTACTCCATTATGCAGTTTAATAAAGGCAAATGGAGGCAACATAAACCTCATGGGCGCAATCACAATGAAATTATGGTGCTGGGTTGCTTACTCCACGGGATGCATCCGGGAGAACAATTGAACTGGCAGGACAATCCGCCTGATTTCAATGACACGATCCACTCCAATCATCCCGGAATGAAAGTTTCGGAAATTAGCGCATTGCTACGAGTGAAGTCACCGACCATTACACCTGTTATTCGTGGCCTTGAAGATGAGGGGCTGGTCAAACGGACGATGGACCCGGAGGATCGCCGTGCTGTCCGCATCACGATTACTGAAGCAGGTCGTGAAATTATTCGGGCTGCTCACCAAGAGCGTATGGAAATATTCAATAAGTTAGTTGAGCATTTAGGTGAGCAAGACAGTACTCAGCTGGCTGAATTGTTGACCAAGGTATACACCTTTTTTGATACATTAACTTCCTTGCAAAAGGATGATTCGACAAGAGGAGATGATACGCCATGA